From a region of the Calonectris borealis chromosome 2, bCalBor7.hap1.2, whole genome shotgun sequence genome:
- the ADCYAP1 gene encoding pituitary adenylate cyclase-activating polypeptide, giving the protein MVRTRGGSPGLPATLPGRAGGHRRGGRRRQRFAPGTASRLSAPLRAGTRLPRALAPRDRAASLPLRLGRELGGSWGVFFSVFFFFLTAVFFSLPHRVAMCSKAILALLVYGIIMHCSVYCSPAAGLQYPALRLEDEVYDEDGNTLQDFAYDHEPLGIANPSSVLGEMYTLYYPPEKRHADGIFNKAYRKLLGQLSARKYLHSLMAKRVGGASGGPGDEAEPLTKRHIDGIFTDSYSRYRKQMAVKKYLAAVLGKRYKQRVKNKGRRVAYL; this is encoded by the exons ATGGTAAGGACACGAGGTGGCTCGCCGGGCCTTCCCGCAAcgctcccggggcgggcgggcgggcaccgacggggcgggcggcggcggcagcgcttTGCGCCGGGCACCGCTTCGCGCctctccgcgccgctccgcgccggcaCCCGGCTGCCCAGGGCTCTTGCCCCCAGGGACcgcgctgcctccctccccctcaGGCTCGGCCGGGAGCTTGGTGGGtcgtggggtgtttttttttccgttttttttttttttttgacagcggttttcttttcccttccgcACAGAGTGGCAATGTGTAGCAAAGCGATCCTAGCACTCCTGGTCTATGGCATAATAATGCACTGCAGCGTCTACTGCTCACCTGCGGCCGGACTTCAGTACCCGGCGCTCAG gctggaggatgaagtcTACGACGAGGACGGGAACACCCTGCAGGACTTCGCCTACGACCACGAGCCCCTCGGTATAGCGAATCCGTCCTCCGTGCTAGGCGAGATGTACACCTTGTATTACCCACCGGAAAAGAG GCACGCCGATGGGATCTTCAACAAAGCCTATAGGAAACTCCTGGGCCAGTTATCCGCCAGGAAATATCTGCACTCCCTGATGGCCAAGCGGGTCGG CGGTGCCAGCGGCGGCCCGGGGGACGAGGCGGAACCGCTGACCAAGCGGCACATAGACGGCATCTTCACGGACAGCTACAGCCGCTACCGGAAACAAATGGCTGTCAAGAAATACTTAGCAGCCGTCCTGGGGAAAAGGTATAAACAAAGAGTTAAAAACAAAGGACGCCGAGTAGCGTATTTGTAG